In Campylobacter sp. VBCF_01 NA2, one DNA window encodes the following:
- the pglE gene encoding UDP-N-acetylbacillosamine transaminase gives MARIFLSPPNMGGNELEYIKKVFESNYIAPLGEYVNRFEKSVCDYTGAKSALALNAGSAALHLALRTLGIKDGDVVLGSTFTFMASLNPIFYERCVPVLIDSDESWNLSPELLKKAIKLAPKKPKALIPTHLYGQAAKMDEIMEICENENIAVIEDAAEALGGFYKGKALGTIGACGALSFNGNKIITTSGGGMLISSDEALIAKARYYSTQAREPLLHYEHLDYGYNYRLSNVLGAIGVGQMEVLEKRVERKREIFALYSELLKDCAEFMPEIENSRGNRWLTTLVFKEKNAHLRVIDALNKADIESRPLWKPMHMQPVFKGALSVVDGTSEDLFSRGICLPSGSDMSDEQVAKVVQIVKKSL, from the coding sequence ATGGCAAGAATATTTTTAAGCCCCCCAAATATGGGCGGAAACGAACTAGAATACATAAAAAAAGTTTTTGAAAGCAACTACATCGCGCCACTTGGCGAGTATGTTAATAGATTTGAAAAATCAGTTTGCGATTACACTGGCGCGAAATCAGCTCTCGCGCTAAATGCTGGCTCAGCCGCACTTCATCTAGCCTTGCGAACGCTAGGCATAAAAGACGGCGATGTGGTGCTTGGTTCTACTTTTACCTTTATGGCGAGCCTTAATCCGATCTTTTATGAGCGTTGCGTCCCTGTGCTAATCGACAGCGACGAAAGCTGGAATCTAAGCCCCGAGCTTCTAAAAAAGGCAATCAAACTAGCACCCAAAAAACCAAAAGCCCTAATCCCAACCCACCTTTACGGACAGGCTGCGAAAATGGACGAGATAATGGAGATTTGCGAAAATGAAAATATCGCCGTTATCGAGGACGCAGCCGAGGCGCTTGGCGGATTTTACAAGGGCAAAGCCCTTGGCACGATTGGCGCGTGTGGTGCGCTAAGCTTTAATGGCAACAAAATCATCACCACAAGTGGCGGCGGAATGCTAATTTCGAGCGACGAAGCCTTAATCGCCAAAGCAAGGTATTATAGCACGCAAGCCAGAGAGCCACTTTTGCATTATGAGCATTTGGATTATGGCTATAACTACCGATTAAGCAATGTTTTAGGCGCGATTGGCGTGGGACAAATGGAAGTTTTGGAAAAACGCGTCGAGCGAAAAAGAGAAATTTTCGCACTTTATAGTGAGCTTTTAAAAGACTGCGCCGAATTTATGCCAGAAATCGAAAATTCACGCGGAAACAGATGGCTTACAACCTTAGTTTTCAAAGAAAAAAATGCTCACTTACGCGTAATCGACGCACTCAATAAAGCCGATATCGAAAGCCGTCCGCTATGGAAGCCAATGCACATGCAGCCAGTTTTCAAAGGCGCATTAAGTGTGGTCGATGGCACGAGCGAGGATCTATTTAGTCGCGGAATTTGTCTTCCAAGCGGAAGCGATATGAGCGACGAGCAGGTCGCAAAAGTCGTCCAGATTGTAAAGAAAAGCTTATGA
- a CDS encoding acetyltransferase has translation MEKTKIYIYGASGHGKVVADVAKSAGYKEIVFLDDNGELKFSHDLPKFPVIIAIGDNKIRANLQKKVSKTGFEIATLIHETAVISSSAKIGRGVVIMPNVVVNADAIIGDGVILNSACVIEHDCVIGEFTHISPNSALAGGVEVGEFSHIGLGSSVIQKIKIGKNCVIGAGSAVIKDIDENCVAVGVPAKIIKRNLKI, from the coding sequence ATGGAAAAAACTAAAATTTATATTTACGGCGCGAGCGGTCATGGCAAGGTCGTGGCAGATGTCGCAAAAAGCGCAGGTTATAAAGAAATCGTTTTTTTAGACGACAACGGCGAGTTGAAATTTAGCCATGATTTACCAAAATTTCCAGTTATAATCGCAATCGGCGATAATAAAATAAGAGCAAATTTACAAAAAAAAGTCAGCAAAACAGGTTTTGAAATCGCCACACTTATCCATGAAACTGCCGTGATTTCAAGCTCAGCTAAAATCGGGCGTGGCGTGGTTATCATGCCAAATGTCGTGGTAAATGCAGACGCAATTATCGGCGACGGGGTGATTTTAAATTCAGCTTGTGTGATAGAGCATGATTGTGTGATTGGCGAATTTACTCATATCAGCCCAAATTCTGCCCTTGCAGGTGGCGTGGAAGTGGGAGAATTTAGCCATATCGGTTTGGGTTCGAGCGTAATTCAAAAGATTAAAATCGGCAAAAATTGCGTTATCGGTGCAGGTAGTGCAGTGATAAAGGACATCGACGAAAATTGCGTAGCCGTCGGTGTCCCAGCAAAAATAATCAAAAGAAATTTGAAAATTTAG
- the pglC gene encoding undecaprenyl phosphate N,N'-diacetylbacillosamine 1-phosphate transferase, producing MYRAFFKRFLDFFGALFLIILTSPLMIVTYCLIRKNISKSAIFTQSRPGLNEKIFKIYKFKTMSDERDENGELLSDELRLNEYGKKIRALSLDELPQLFNVLKGDMSFIGPRPLLVEYLPLYNEEQKLRHSVRPGITGLAQVNGRNAISWAKKFEFDSFYAKNLSFLLDLKIALLTIKKVIKKDGVNKDGMATTEKFNGKN from the coding sequence ATGTATAGGGCATTTTTCAAACGATTTTTGGATTTTTTTGGCGCACTTTTTTTGATAATTTTGACTTCGCCACTTATGATTGTAACATATTGTCTAATCCGCAAAAACATAAGCAAAAGTGCGATTTTCACGCAATCCAGGCCGGGATTAAATGAAAAAATTTTTAAAATTTACAAATTTAAAACTATGAGCGACGAGCGGGACGAAAACGGCGAACTTTTAAGCGACGAACTGCGCCTAAACGAATACGGCAAAAAAATCCGCGCTCTAAGCCTTGATGAGCTTCCGCAACTTTTCAATGTCCTAAAAGGCGATATGAGCTTCATCGGACCTAGACCTTTGCTCGTAGAATACCTGCCACTTTATAACGAAGAGCAAAAACTTCGCCACAGCGTGCGACCGGGCATAACGGGGTTAGCGCAAGTAAATGGGCGAAATGCCATTAGCTGGGCGAAAAAGTTTGAATTCGACAGCTTTTACGCTAAAAATTTAAGCTTTTTACTAGATCTTAAAATCGCGCTCTTAACCATAAAAAAAGTTATCAAAAAAGACGGCGTTAATAAAGACGGCATGGCGACAACGGAGAAATTTAATGGAAAAAACTAA
- a CDS encoding glycosyltransferase family 4 protein: MAKFGFLSHSDMSIYFFRTPIMRELQRLGHEVFAIAPRGNYTKDLEKEFISVNYDLDKASLNPLKVSQNTANLARILKELNLDFLQTSAHKSNVFGTFAAKKAGISRVLNLVEGLGSFYIDTDLKSRIVKFSIEMLYKRAFAQSQGCIFVNDSDPDYMLSRGLISENKIFRIKSVGVNSEIFAEFAHERASLPEITKGKKIVLMSGRALWHKGIAEFYKAAEILKERKDACFVFAGDVFAGNKSSADEAFLRSGNVVWLGWRDDVAALYKACDIFVLPSYKEGFPRTVLEAMSMSRPCVVSDVSGCIEAVQDGVNGLICKVRNASDLARKIETLLDDESLARKMGQAGRKMVVENYDEKIIAKKYIEIYRKFIDV, encoded by the coding sequence ATGGCGAAATTTGGTTTCCTTTCACACTCGGATATGAGCATTTATTTTTTCAGAACGCCCATTATGCGGGAGTTACAGCGTCTTGGTCACGAGGTTTTTGCGATAGCGCCACGCGGAAATTATACTAAGGATTTGGAAAAAGAATTTATTAGTGTTAATTATGATTTAGACAAAGCTAGTCTAAATCCGCTCAAAGTATCGCAAAATACGGCAAATTTAGCTAGAATTTTAAAAGAGCTAAATTTGGATTTTTTGCAAACTTCGGCGCACAAATCAAATGTTTTTGGCACATTTGCGGCCAAAAAGGCTGGAATTTCGCGTGTGTTAAATTTAGTCGAGGGGTTAGGAAGCTTTTATATCGACACTGACCTTAAATCTCGCATAGTCAAATTTAGCATTGAAATGCTCTATAAAAGGGCGTTTGCGCAAAGTCAGGGTTGCATTTTTGTCAATGATAGCGATCCGGATTATATGCTCTCTCGCGGACTTATTAGCGAGAATAAAATTTTTCGCATTAAAAGTGTCGGCGTAAATAGCGAAATTTTCGCTGAATTTGCTCACGAGCGCGCGAGCCTGCCTGAGATTACAAAGGGTAAAAAAATCGTGCTAATGAGCGGTCGTGCGCTGTGGCATAAAGGAATAGCTGAATTTTACAAAGCCGCTGAAATTTTAAAAGAGCGAAAAGACGCTTGTTTTGTCTTCGCAGGCGATGTTTTTGCGGGGAATAAAAGCTCGGCTGACGAGGCGTTTTTGCGCTCGGGAAATGTCGTTTGGCTAGGGTGGAGAGATGATGTGGCGGCGCTTTATAAGGCGTGCGATATTTTCGTGCTTCCAAGCTACAAAGAGGGCTTCCCGCGCACCGTTTTGGAGGCTATGAGTATGAGTAGGCCTTGCGTGGTAAGCGATGTGAGTGGCTGTATCGAGGCTGTGCAGGACGGCGTAAATGGGCTAATCTGCAAGGTTAGAAACGCGAGCGATTTGGCTAGAAAGATTGAAACGCTACTTGATGATGAGAGTTTGGCGCGCAAAATGGGGCAAGCTGGGCGCAAAATGGTGGTTGAAAACTACGATGAGAAAATCATAGCGAAAAAATATATTGAAATTTATAGGAAATTTATCGATGTATAG
- the hisH gene encoding imidazole glycerol phosphate synthase subunit HisH: MIGIVDYGAGNIRSVKNALSFCGAKFELVSEPEKLLKCDKILLPGVGAFGEAMAKLKSANLDEAIREFVASGRYFLGICLGMQLLFDKSAEFGSSEGLGIISGEVVKFDESKFSESLKIPHMGWNTLEFTREAPINSGLKSSVYAYFVHSYHALCDEEFILAKTAYGYEFPSAVCKENVFGFQPHPEKSHENGIKIIKNFTEL, from the coding sequence TTGATAGGGATTGTTGATTATGGTGCTGGAAATATACGAAGCGTGAAAAACGCCCTTAGCTTTTGTGGGGCGAAATTTGAGTTAGTGAGTGAGCCTGAAAAACTGCTAAAATGCGACAAAATTTTACTTCCTGGCGTGGGAGCTTTCGGCGAAGCTATGGCTAAGCTAAAAAGCGCAAATTTAGATGAAGCAATAAGAGAATTTGTCGCAAGTGGGCGGTATTTTTTGGGAATTTGCCTTGGTATGCAACTTCTCTTTGACAAAAGCGCAGAATTTGGTTCAAGTGAGGGGCTTGGGATAATTAGTGGCGAAGTGGTGAAATTTGATGAGAGCAAATTTAGCGAGAGTTTAAAAATCCCGCACATGGGCTGGAACACACTAGAATTCACGCGCGAGGCGCCCATAAATTCGGGGCTTAAAAGCTCGGTTTATGCGTATTTTGTGCATTCTTATCACGCGCTTTGTGATGAAGAGTTTATCCTAGCAAAGACGGCGTATGGGTATGAATTTCCTAGCGCAGTTTGCAAGGAAAATGTCTTTGGCTTTCAGCCACACCCCGAAAAAAGCCACGAAAATGGCATAAAAATAATTAAAAATTTCACGGAGTTATAA
- a CDS encoding polysaccharide biosynthesis protein, whose protein sequence is MIFRPTKLKRFAFFLILDILISIFSVAIAFVLRFSGDIPNEFYKGLLLSATLITAIRIAYLWFMKIYLVPWRFFGLYEARKIFYTHIFTALTFLAIFFLMENIFNPFPRSVIAIDAAICFILISGVRISKRMFLLHEKSNSSANEPCVVVGATSKTVHVLKGMRQHHINYYPVGVVDGRKELVGTYCENFVVRAKSTIPEMIKESGAKTAIVALSLHPEDLKELYDELIAYGLKDIKLFSLLENEQKKIRDISIEDLLARKPKDLDKEAIKNFIDGKVVLVTGAGGTIGSEICKQCLNFGAKRLIMVEHSEFNLYQINEATNADPRNELKMINIVYRDEFDEIFAEFKPDVVVHAAAYKHVPLCEFNPHLAVKNNVLGTKNVVDLSKKHGVKKVVLISTDKAVRPTNIMGTTKRICELYSLNSSDEATQIVAVRFGNVLGSSGSVIPKFKRQIEANEPLTVTHPDIVRYFMLVSEACQLVLQAASIAKGGELFVLDMGEPVKIADLAKRMLQLAGKEELGIKFVGLRPGEKLYEELLINENDKSTKYQSIFVSSFTKYDLEKLNLQISELVNAENCEVAAKLKEIVPEFDHKLNKD, encoded by the coding sequence ATGATTTTTAGACCGACCAAGCTCAAACGCTTTGCATTTTTTCTGATTTTAGATATTTTAATCTCGATTTTTAGCGTCGCAATCGCCTTTGTTTTGCGTTTTAGTGGCGATATCCCAAACGAATTTTACAAAGGCTTGCTACTAAGCGCGACCCTAATTACCGCTATTCGCATTGCGTATTTGTGGTTTATGAAAATTTACCTTGTGCCGTGGCGATTTTTCGGGCTTTACGAAGCGCGCAAAATTTTCTACACGCACATTTTCACGGCTTTGACATTTTTGGCGATTTTCTTTTTAATGGAGAATATTTTCAACCCCTTCCCGCGCTCTGTGATTGCCATAGACGCGGCGATTTGCTTTATTTTAATCAGTGGCGTAAGAATCTCAAAACGCATGTTTTTATTGCACGAAAAGTCAAATTCTAGCGCCAACGAACCCTGCGTCGTCGTGGGAGCGACTAGCAAAACCGTGCATGTGCTAAAAGGTATGCGCCAACACCACATAAACTACTATCCTGTGGGCGTCGTCGATGGCAGAAAAGAGCTAGTGGGCACATACTGCGAAAATTTCGTCGTGCGCGCAAAAAGCACAATCCCAGAAATGATAAAAGAAAGTGGCGCCAAAACCGCTATCGTGGCACTTTCGCTGCACCCAGAAGATCTCAAAGAGCTCTACGACGAGCTAATCGCGTATGGGCTAAAAGATATCAAGCTATTTTCGCTACTAGAAAACGAGCAGAAAAAAATCCGCGACATTTCGATCGAAGACCTGCTCGCGCGCAAACCAAAGGATTTGGATAAAGAGGCGATTAAAAATTTCATCGACGGCAAGGTCGTTTTGGTTACTGGCGCAGGTGGCACGATAGGAAGCGAGATTTGCAAACAATGCTTGAATTTTGGTGCAAAACGGCTGATTATGGTCGAGCATAGCGAATTTAACCTTTATCAAATCAACGAAGCCACGAACGCAGATCCTCGCAACGAATTAAAAATGATAAATATCGTTTATCGCGATGAATTCGATGAAATTTTTGCCGAATTTAAGCCTGATGTCGTGGTGCATGCAGCAGCGTATAAACATGTGCCACTTTGTGAATTTAACCCGCATTTAGCGGTGAAAAACAATGTCCTTGGCACGAAAAATGTCGTGGATTTATCCAAAAAACATGGCGTTAAAAAGGTCGTTTTAATCTCCACCGACAAGGCTGTGCGCCCTACAAATATCATGGGCACAACAAAGCGAATTTGCGAGCTTTATAGCTTAAATTCGAGCGATGAAGCCACTCAAATCGTGGCTGTGAGATTTGGAAATGTGCTAGGAAGTAGCGGAAGCGTAATCCCGAAATTTAAACGCCAAATCGAAGCAAACGAGCCACTTACCGTTACGCACCCTGATATCGTGCGGTATTTTATGCTAGTGAGCGAAGCTTGTCAGTTAGTGCTTCAAGCAGCCTCAATCGCCAAAGGCGGGGAGCTTTTCGTGCTTGATATGGGCGAACCTGTCAAAATCGCAGACCTTGCCAAACGCATGTTGCAGTTAGCAGGAAAAGAGGAGCTTGGGATTAAATTTGTAGGACTTCGTCCCGGCGAGAAGCTTTACGAGGAGCTTTTGATCAACGAAAACGATAAAAGCACGAAGTATCAATCGATCTTTGTTTCAAGCTTTACAAAATACGATTTAGAAAAGCTAAATTTGCAAATTTCAGAGCTTGTAAATGCCGAAAACTGCGAAGTTGCCGCAAAACTCAAAGAGATTGTGCCGGAATTTGACCATAAATTAAATAAGGATTGA
- a CDS encoding tetratricopeptide repeat protein: MKKAIIAILVLLVGYWIFSGSGEDYFEQGMKARYDEKNHEKANELFEKSCDAGYARGCNALGYSYEYGYGVERDYKKAYKLYEEACDDDEARGCMNIGIMYEDGNGVEQDYKKAIKFYEEGCDLNPLYGCNNLGVMYEIGKGVKQDYNKAYNFYGKACKNGDPVGCNNYALMFEEGKGVEKNPSMAIAFYQMSCNLKNKLSIGDSNQDFSVAESACNQVRVLRRMGY, translated from the coding sequence ATGAAAAAAGCCATTATCGCTATTTTGGTATTATTGGTTGGTTATTGGATATTTTCTGGTAGCGGAGAAGATTATTTTGAACAAGGAATGAAAGCCCGTTATGATGAAAAAAATCATGAAAAAGCCAATGAACTGTTTGAGAAATCTTGCGATGCCGGTTACGCTAGGGGTTGCAATGCTCTTGGATATTCGTATGAGTATGGATATGGTGTAGAGCGAGATTATAAAAAAGCCTATAAACTTTACGAAGAAGCTTGCGATGATGATGAAGCTCGTGGTTGTATGAATATTGGGATTATGTATGAAGACGGAAACGGAGTAGAGCAAGATTATAAAAAAGCTATCAAATTTTATGAAGAAGGTTGCGATCTTAATCCATTATATGGTTGCAACAATCTTGGGGTTATGTATGAAATTGGAAAAGGTGTAAAGCAGGATTACAATAAAGCTTATAATTTTTACGGAAAAGCTTGCAAAAATGGCGACCCTGTGGGGTGTAATAATTATGCACTTATGTTTGAAGAGGGAAAAGGGGTAGAGAAAAATCCTTCAATGGCTATCGCATTTTACCAGATGTCTTGTAATCTAAAAAATAAACTCTCAATCGGAGATAGTAATCAAGATTTCTCAGTAGCAGAGAGCGCCTGCAATCAGGTAAGAGTATTGCGAAGAATGGGGTATTAA